The Pediococcus inopinatus region TAGTTTGTTCCTCTTCATAAGGACCTGGCGTTGCTGACATATAAATAATGTTTTTTACGTGCTTTTCAAATTCCTGTAAAGTTAACGGACGATTGTCCAACGCACTTGGCAAACGAAAACCATAATCAATTAATTGCTGTTTTCGCGAGCGGTCGCCATTGTACATTCCCCGAACTTGCGGCATCGTCACATGAGATTCATCGACAACCATCAGAAAGTCTTTGGGAAAAAAATCTAGTAGGGTATATGGTGGTTCACCTGGTTTGCGACCATCCATAAACCGGGAATAGTTTTCAATCCCGTTCGTATAACCCATTTCACGCAACATTTCGACATCATAGGTCGTTCGTTGTTTCAAGCGTTGGGCTTCCAACAACTTTCCTTCACCCTCTAAAACTTTCAAACGATCTTTTAACTCAGCTTCAATCCCGGCAATGGCACCTTCCATTTGATCATCATTCGTCATAAAATGAGTCGCTGGAAAAATCGCCACATGCTCACGATCGCCTACGACTTCACCAGTCAAGGCATCTACTTCACGAATTCGGTCAATCTCATCTCCGAAAAACTCAACTCTTAATGCTTTTTCATCATGTGAAGCCGGAAAAATTTCTACAACATCTCCATGAACTCGAAAACGGCCTCGCTGAAAATCAATATCATTTCGTTCGAACTGAATATCCACAAGTTTTCGTAATAGCTGGTTACGCTCGATCTGTTGGCCTACTCGCAGTGACACCGTGTGGTTCTTATATTCGGTTGGATCTCCTAAACCAAAAATGCTTGAAATTGAAGCAACAACAATCACGTCATTTCGTTCTAGTAAAGAACTCGTGGCAGAATGTCGAAGCTTATCAATTTCGTCATTAATAGCTGAATCCTTTTCAATATACGTATCACTTGAAGGTACATAGGCTTCGGGCTGATAATAATCGTAATAACTCACAAAATACTCAACAGCATTATTCGGGAAAAATTGTTTGAACTCGCCATAGAGTTGTCCCGCTAAAGTTTTGTTATGTGACAAAATCAATGTTGGTTTATTAATTTGTTGAATCACATTTGAAATCGTAAACGTTTTTCCAGTTCCAGTTGCTCCCAACAGAATCTGTGCTTTTTCGTCAGCATTAACACCGGAAACCAGTTGTTTGATAGCTTTAGGCTGATCCCCAGTTGGCTTGTAATCCGATACCAATTCAAATTTATTATTATCAGTTCGATCAATCATTTGCGAAAGCCCTCCATTTCGTTCACACAAAAAAAGGAAAGCTATTGCCTTCCTTTACAACAGTGTCCTTAATTTTAACATACCGAACATACTTTCGCTATAATACTGTTTAACTAATAATATGTCTCGTAATTTCCTCTAATTTGGCTTGATCTGTAAACTTCTCCCGCAGCAGATCTGGGAGAACTTCATTTAAGAAATACTGCACAGAAGCCATCGATTGAAACTTCACAATTGTGGTTAAGCTTTCTTTGTAGATCTCTTCATATGTTAATTCAGGGTTTCCCTTTTGAATTTCACCAAATGACTCATACAACAAATCAATTTTATCCGCTACCGACAGAATTTTACCTTCCAGAGTTGAATCTTTTCCTTCTGACAAACGGCGACGGTAAGCAGCGCGAAACTCACTTGGAATTTCAGTATTTACAAAACTTTCTGAAAGTGAATCTTCCACATCAGCTAACATGGCACGCAATTTAGGTGTCGCATACTTAACCGGCGTTTTAATATCGCCAATAAAACGTTCGTTGTAATCGTGATTCAAGGCCTTTTCATAAAGTGATTGCCAGTTTATTGTTTGACCACTATTTTCTTCAACATCACCTAAGAATTGCGCAATCTGGGCGACCTTAAAGGAATGCTCAGCAACAGAATGCTTCTGATATTTAAAAATACCGGGTGCCCGAACTAATGTCTCTAGATTACTCAAACTCTGAATATACTGATGAATTCCCATATGCGATCTCTCCTTTTTAGCTGCAAAAATTTGATTTTCTTTAAGCTACAATAAAACGATCGATTGCTTTTTCAAAGTCAGCAACCTTTTGTTGAGCTGCTTCATTATTATCTGCTGAAGTTCCAATATAGAACTTAATTTTAGGTTCGGTTCCAGATGGACGAATCGCAATCCACGTCCCGTCCTTAAGTTGATACTTTAAAACATTTGAGGTTGGTAAGGCAATTTTTTCGCTCGTACCATCTGAATAAGTGGTTAATTGTTTTTCAAAATCTTCTAATGCCACAACCGGTTGGTCAGCAAATGCGGCTGGCTGTTCTTCTCGGAATTTCGTCATTAGGTT contains the following coding sequences:
- the uvrB gene encoding excinuclease ABC subunit UvrB, with protein sequence MIDRTDNNKFELVSDYKPTGDQPKAIKQLVSGVNADEKAQILLGATGTGKTFTISNVIQQINKPTLILSHNKTLAGQLYGEFKQFFPNNAVEYFVSYYDYYQPEAYVPSSDTYIEKDSAINDEIDKLRHSATSSLLERNDVIVVASISSIFGLGDPTEYKNHTVSLRVGQQIERNQLLRKLVDIQFERNDIDFQRGRFRVHGDVVEIFPASHDEKALRVEFFGDEIDRIREVDALTGEVVGDREHVAIFPATHFMTNDDQMEGAIAGIEAELKDRLKVLEGEGKLLEAQRLKQRTTYDVEMLREMGYTNGIENYSRFMDGRKPGEPPYTLLDFFPKDFLMVVDESHVTMPQVRGMYNGDRSRKQQLIDYGFRLPSALDNRPLTLQEFEKHVKNIIYMSATPGPYEEEQTNHVVEQIIRPTGLLDPEIEVRPIMGQMDDLVGEINKRAERNERVFVTTLTKKMAEDLTDYLKELGIKVAYLHSDIKTLERTRIIRDLRTGKYDALIGINLLREGIDVPEVSLVAILDADKEGFLRNTRSLIQVSGRAARNENGRVIMYADKVTDSMQATMDETNRRRKIQEAYNEEHHITPHTIKKSIRDLIAPTKENEDTGKKDDFLESDFGDMSREDQKKMIASLTDQMRSAAKKLDFETAATLRDTIMELKTEMG
- a CDS encoding HD domain-containing protein, whose translation is MGIHQYIQSLSNLETLVRAPGIFKYQKHSVAEHSFKVAQIAQFLGDVEENSGQTINWQSLYEKALNHDYNERFIGDIKTPVKYATPKLRAMLADVEDSLSESFVNTEIPSEFRAAYRRRLSEGKDSTLEGKILSVADKIDLLYESFGEIQKGNPELTYEEIYKESLTTIVKFQSMASVQYFLNEVLPDLLREKFTDQAKLEEITRHIIS